Proteins encoded by one window of Clostridium perfringens:
- the iadA gene encoding beta-aspartyl-peptidase, which produces MLKVIKNIEVYDPEYLGKKDIVILSDKIEGLYDSVNIPKDFINIQVIDGEGMIAVPGFIDCHVHIIGGGGEGGFRTRTPELQLSSIVKGGITTLVGCIGTDGVCRDMKGLVAKAHALCEEGVTCYCYTGSYDVPVNTITKTIKSDLLLIDKVIGVGEIALSDHRSSQPTYEQFVNIVAQARVGGLLSGKAGIVNVHLGNGKRMIEYITRLINETEIPANQIIPTHMGRSRELFEAGINHAKAGGQIDLTTSSDPQHLEEGEVRAGEGLKKLLDAGVDIEKITFSSDGNGSMPLFDENGELKGLGICSVESLFNEVKEAIKLGVPLEKAIRVITSNVANVLKLSHKGFISTGKDADIILLDKKNLDINSVISRGNILMDNKKLLVKGTFE; this is translated from the coding sequence TTGTTAAAAGTAATAAAAAATATTGAGGTTTATGACCCAGAGTATTTAGGGAAAAAGGATATTGTTATATTAAGTGATAAGATTGAAGGATTATATGATTCTGTGAATATTCCTAAAGATTTTATAAACATACAAGTAATTGATGGAGAAGGGATGATAGCTGTACCAGGCTTTATAGATTGTCATGTCCATATAATTGGTGGCGGTGGTGAAGGTGGTTTTAGAACCAGAACTCCAGAATTACAATTAAGTAGTATAGTAAAAGGTGGAATAACTACCCTAGTAGGGTGTATAGGAACTGATGGTGTTTGTAGAGATATGAAAGGATTAGTGGCAAAAGCTCATGCTCTTTGTGAAGAGGGAGTAACTTGTTACTGTTATACTGGGTCTTATGATGTACCTGTAAATACCATAACTAAAACTATAAAAAGTGACTTATTATTAATAGATAAAGTTATAGGTGTAGGGGAAATAGCATTATCAGACCATAGAAGTTCTCAACCAACATACGAGCAATTCGTCAATATAGTAGCTCAAGCAAGAGTTGGAGGACTTTTATCAGGAAAGGCTGGAATAGTAAATGTTCATTTAGGTAATGGGAAAAGAATGATTGAATATATAACTAGACTTATAAATGAAACAGAGATTCCAGCAAATCAAATAATTCCTACTCATATGGGAAGAAGTAGAGAGCTTTTTGAAGCAGGAATAAATCATGCTAAGGCTGGAGGCCAAATTGATTTAACCACATCTTCAGATCCTCAACATTTAGAAGAAGGAGAAGTAAGAGCAGGTGAAGGGCTTAAAAAGCTTTTAGATGCTGGAGTAGATATAGAAAAAATAACTTTTTCTTCAGATGGTAATGGAAGTATGCCATTATTTGATGAAAATGGAGAGCTTAAAGGTTTAGGAATCTGTTCTGTTGAAAGTCTTTTTAATGAAGTAAAGGAAGCTATAAAGCTTGGAGTACCTTTAGAGAAAGCAATAAGAGTTATAACTAGTAATGTTGCCAATGTTTTAAAACTATCTCATAAAGGATTTATATCAACAGGAAAAGATGCAGATATAATTTTATTAGATAAGAAAAATTTAGACATAAATTCTGTTATATCTAGAGGTAATATTTTAATGGATAATAAAAAATTATTAGTAAAAGGCACCTTTGAATAA
- the trxA gene encoding thioredoxin, giving the protein MVKHINDQDFNTEVIEASEVVVVDFWATWCGPCKMIAPVIEELANEMENVKFVKVDVDKNPGSAGKYQIQSIPTLLIFKDGKVVDTLVGFRPKAALVEAIKKYV; this is encoded by the coding sequence ATGGTAAAACATATAAATGATCAAGATTTTAATACAGAAGTAATAGAAGCAAGTGAAGTAGTAGTTGTTGATTTCTGGGCAACTTGGTGTGGACCTTGTAAAATGATAGCACCAGTTATAGAAGAATTAGCAAATGAAATGGAAAATGTTAAATTTGTAAAGGTTGATGTTGATAAAAACCCAGGTTCAGCTGGAAAATATCAAATTCAAAGCATACCAACTTTATTAATATTTAAAGATGGAAAAGTTGTTGATACTTTAGTTGGCTTTAGACCAAAGGCTGCATTAGTTGAAGCCATCAAAAAATACGTTTAA
- a CDS encoding NAD(P)/FAD-dependent oxidoreductase, with protein MSERYDIAIIGSGPAGLSAALNAKIRNKKFILFGNNDLSTKLVKAPKVNNYLGFVGKDGMDLKNQFMGHLKEMDIEITEERINSIYAMGEYFALMVNEKMYEATSIIIATGIEYTKPMKGEEEFLGKGVGYCATCDAPLYKEKTVTIIGYNKEAEEEANFVSELAAKVYYIPRYKGEFDLNSEIEVINDIPVEIQGDSKVTKLVTKNGEIETDGIFVLRDSISPGQLVPGLKITDDHIEVDRLMKTNIEGCFAAGDCTGRPYQYMKAAGEGNVAALSAVAYLDSKK; from the coding sequence TTGAGCGAAAGATATGATATAGCTATAATAGGAAGCGGACCAGCTGGCCTTTCAGCTGCATTAAATGCGAAAATTAGAAATAAAAAGTTTATTCTTTTTGGTAATAATGATTTAAGTACAAAGCTTGTTAAAGCTCCAAAGGTAAATAACTATCTTGGATTCGTTGGAAAAGATGGTATGGATCTTAAGAATCAATTTATGGGTCATCTAAAAGAGATGGATATAGAAATAACAGAGGAAAGAATAAATAGTATTTATGCTATGGGAGAATATTTCGCTCTTATGGTAAATGAAAAGATGTATGAAGCCACTTCAATAATCATAGCAACAGGTATTGAGTACACAAAACCTATGAAGGGTGAAGAAGAATTCTTAGGTAAAGGTGTAGGATACTGTGCCACTTGTGATGCCCCTTTATATAAAGAAAAAACTGTAACTATAATTGGCTATAATAAAGAAGCTGAAGAGGAAGCTAATTTTGTAAGTGAATTAGCAGCTAAGGTTTACTATATTCCTAGATATAAGGGAGAATTTGATTTAAATTCAGAAATTGAAGTTATTAATGATATTCCTGTAGAAATACAAGGGGATAGTAAGGTTACTAAATTAGTAACTAAAAATGGTGAAATAGAGACTGATGGTATATTTGTATTAAGAGATAGCATATCACCAGGACAATTAGTGCCAGGATTAAAAATAACTGATGATCACATAGAAGTTGATAGATTAATGAAGACTAATATAGAAGGCTGTTTTGCTGCGGGAGATTGTACTGGTAGACCATACCAATATATGAAGGCTGCAGGTGAAGGAAATGTGGCTGCTTTAAGTGCAGTAGCATACTTAGACAGTAAGAAATAA
- a CDS encoding cell wall hydrolase, whose product MKKSIYNYFIFTFALLIITTLNEKEVLGLSLSNEHVTKNNYIELTEMASNSPNPEAEQSSNSNNEVVAVFQSSNSTISLTKDDIYLMSQVVYAESKGEPFDGKIAVASVILNRTTDSQFPDTIHGVITQKNAFSCVRNGKIDVVPDGDSYNAVLKAIEGYDPTNEALYFYNPKIATCSWMKGVEKTGEKSIGQHVFFNVT is encoded by the coding sequence ATGAAAAAAAGTATTTATAATTACTTTATCTTCACCTTCGCCTTATTAATTATCACTACACTTAATGAGAAAGAAGTTTTAGGGCTTTCTCTATCAAATGAGCATGTAACCAAAAATAATTATATAGAATTAACAGAAATGGCTTCTAATTCGCCAAATCCTGAAGCAGAACAAAGTAGTAATTCAAATAATGAAGTTGTTGCTGTATTCCAAAGTTCAAACTCTACAATTTCACTTACTAAAGATGACATATATTTAATGTCTCAAGTAGTTTATGCTGAAAGTAAAGGTGAACCTTTTGATGGAAAAATAGCCGTTGCATCAGTAATACTTAATAGAACAACGGATTCTCAATTTCCAGATACAATTCATGGAGTAATAACACAGAAAAATGCCTTTTCTTGTGTTAGAAATGGCAAAATTGACGTAGTACCTGATGGTGATAGCTATAATGCCGTTCTAAAAGCCATAGAAGGATATGACCCAACAAATGAGGCATTATATTTTTATAACCCTAAAATCGCTACATGCTCGTGGATGAAAGGCGTCGAAAAGACAGGAGAAAAAAGTATAGGTCAACATGTATTTTTTAATGTTACCTAA
- the cdaA gene encoding diadenylate cyclase CdaA — protein sequence MQELIMIFTNSLKDISIWSIIDILIVAFIFYRGYILIKETRAEQLLKGVILLLILIPISYVLRLQMLNFILTKTLTIGVLSIIIIFQPEIRRALEHIGSTAFDDFHVIQDDQKLEEVIDQLIVAVEDMAETKTGALIAIEQGTGLAEIISTGTQLDAVITSALIENIFFKNTPLHDGATIIRNDRIVSAGCVLPLTNNNTINKKLGTRHRAAIGLSEISDALVIVVSEETGAISLAVKGRLTRNYDGKKLKNILLKVMRNRRDKRGKTYGEKVKICLKKLKERIS from the coding sequence GTGCAAGAATTAATAATGATATTTACAAATAGTTTAAAGGATATATCTATTTGGTCCATCATAGATATATTAATTGTAGCTTTTATATTTTATAGGGGATATATATTAATAAAAGAAACAAGGGCAGAGCAATTATTAAAGGGAGTAATATTATTATTGATTTTAATTCCTATAAGCTATGTTTTAAGACTTCAAATGTTGAATTTTATATTAACTAAAACATTAACCATAGGTGTTTTATCAATAATTATTATTTTCCAACCAGAAATAAGAAGAGCACTAGAACATATAGGAAGTACTGCCTTTGATGATTTTCATGTTATTCAGGATGATCAAAAGCTAGAAGAAGTTATTGATCAACTTATAGTAGCAGTAGAGGATATGGCTGAAACTAAAACTGGTGCCTTAATAGCTATAGAGCAAGGAACAGGATTAGCAGAAATAATTTCTACGGGAACCCAGTTAGATGCAGTAATAACTTCTGCATTAATAGAGAATATATTCTTTAAGAACACTCCATTACATGATGGAGCAACTATAATTAGAAATGATAGAATCGTTTCAGCAGGTTGTGTCTTACCATTAACAAATAATAATACTATAAATAAAAAACTTGGTACTAGACATAGAGCTGCTATAGGGTTATCTGAAATATCAGATGCTTTAGTTATTGTTGTTTCAGAAGAAACAGGAGCTATATCTTTAGCTGTAAAAGGTAGATTAACAAGAAATTATGATGGTAAAAAATTAAAAAATATATTATTAAAAGTTATGAGAAATAGACGTGATAAGAGAGGGAAAACTTATGGAGAGAAGGTGAAAATATGCTTAAAAAAATTGAAGGAAAGAATTTCTTAG
- a CDS encoding CdaR family protein gives MLKKIEGKNFLVKFICLLLSFSLWLYIINVENPVRELKLNNVPVQVVNSEVLKDYDLVIVPNQNLTVDLDLEGPSTEIYKVKKEQFKVVVNLSEYVLKEGDNNIPVQIESYPNNINIKNNGFLRVNVILDKYQEKSLPIVSKIKVNTEHGTYADKINISPQNATVSGAQSLVSKVKTLEVKGEINDVSKAVNMNLPVVAVDGEGNEIKDVNISPNKVDVSFGVKKSKEVPVSVITTGTPKEGLALKSITPSIAKVTLLGSEDALSKISSIETSPIDVSQYGDDSEVSTVLKIPDGVSLASNDQAQIKVKLDFSKDAQKEIEVPVTTEGTLDGYTPELDTKTIKVTINGPEDSVNSIDLSKFKCTIDISKLTADGGSVKPNISNSYDNIKVVSINPTEVKVTFKKNTDSTESTENNSTKPSDNSNNNNNTSNGSNNENSNNKQ, from the coding sequence ATGCTTAAAAAAATTGAAGGAAAGAATTTCTTAGTAAAATTTATATGCTTATTATTATCCTTTTCTCTTTGGCTATATATAATAAATGTAGAAAATCCAGTGAGAGAACTTAAATTAAACAACGTGCCAGTTCAGGTTGTTAATAGTGAAGTACTTAAGGATTATGATTTAGTAATAGTTCCTAATCAAAATCTGACTGTAGATTTAGATTTAGAAGGACCATCTACTGAAATATATAAGGTCAAAAAAGAACAATTTAAGGTGGTTGTTAATTTAAGTGAGTATGTTTTAAAAGAGGGAGACAATAATATACCAGTACAAATAGAAAGTTATCCTAATAATATAAACATAAAAAACAATGGATTTCTAAGGGTAAATGTTATTCTTGATAAATACCAAGAAAAGAGTTTGCCTATTGTTAGCAAAATAAAGGTAAATACAGAGCATGGTACTTATGCAGATAAAATAAATATAAGCCCACAAAATGCCACTGTATCTGGAGCTCAATCCTTAGTAAGTAAAGTTAAGACTTTAGAAGTAAAAGGTGAGATAAACGATGTTAGCAAGGCTGTTAATATGAATTTACCTGTTGTGGCAGTAGATGGAGAGGGAAACGAAATTAAGGATGTTAATATAAGTCCTAATAAAGTAGATGTATCCTTTGGAGTTAAGAAATCTAAGGAAGTACCAGTTAGTGTAATTACAACTGGCACTCCTAAGGAAGGGCTAGCACTAAAATCAATAACACCAAGTATTGCAAAGGTGACTTTACTTGGATCAGAGGATGCTTTAAGTAAGATTAGCTCTATTGAGACATCACCAATAGATGTTTCACAGTATGGAGATGATTCAGAGGTATCAACAGTACTAAAAATTCCAGATGGAGTAAGTTTAGCCTCTAATGATCAAGCTCAAATTAAAGTTAAATTAGATTTTAGTAAAGATGCTCAAAAGGAAATAGAAGTACCAGTAACTACAGAGGGTACTTTAGATGGATATACTCCAGAATTAGATACTAAAACTATAAAAGTAACAATTAATGGGCCTGAAGATTCAGTAAATAGTATTGATTTAAGCAAATTTAAATGTACTATAGATATATCAAAGCTTACAGCTGATGGAGGAAGTGTAAAGCCTAATATATCAAACTCTTACGATAATATAAAGGTTGTTAGTATAAATCCTACAGAGGTTAAGGTAACCTTTAAAAAGAATACTGATTCAACAGAAAGTACAGAGAATAATTCTACAAAACCAAGTGATAATTCAAATAATAATAATAATACTTCAAACGGAAGTAATAATGAAAATTCAAATAATAAACAATAA
- a CDS encoding NAD(P)/FAD-dependent oxidoreductase, producing the protein MTIRINNISLDINEDLSLLKNKVAKKLRMSKDEIGDIKIIKESLDARKKNLIKFNYCINIEHEDEEKIVARLNDKDVKIDKVNYDFDFNFGEKKLQHRPVVVGLGPAGLFAALLLAKKGFNPIVFERGEDVDSRTKTVEEFWRTGELNPESNVQFGEGGAGAFSDGKLTTRIKDTRCDYVLDALVRNGAPEEIIYKGKPHVGTDILKNVVKNIREEIKRNGGEVHFNSRFEGIIKKDNKLKGIKVNGEEVPCEVAILALGHSSRDTYEMLFNEGVFMKQKPFAIGVRIEHPQEIINLSQYGEKYANHPRLKAAEYRLAYQSKTLDRAVYSFCMCPGGVVVNASSEEKRLCVNGMSYHARDKENANSALVVTVGPNDFGGDHPLEGMKFQRHYEELAFKLGGGNYNTPVQLVGDFMKDRVTTKLGKVNPSVLSNGYRFEDLRKCLPSYVIDGLKEGITDFDRKIKGFGHSDSVLTGIETRTSAPVRIERNEKLQSISLEGLYPAGEGAGFAGGIVSAAVDGLKVAENIMKEYRV; encoded by the coding sequence ATGACTATTAGAATAAATAATATTAGTTTAGATATAAATGAAGATTTAAGTCTTTTAAAAAATAAAGTAGCTAAAAAACTAAGGATGTCTAAGGATGAAATTGGAGATATAAAAATAATAAAAGAATCTTTAGATGCAAGAAAAAAGAATCTTATAAAGTTTAATTACTGTATAAACATAGAACATGAAGATGAAGAAAAAATAGTAGCTAGACTTAATGATAAGGATGTAAAGATAGATAAGGTAAATTATGATTTTGATTTTAACTTTGGGGAGAAAAAACTTCAGCATAGACCAGTAGTTGTAGGATTAGGGCCAGCAGGACTTTTTGCAGCTCTTTTATTAGCTAAGAAGGGATTTAATCCAATTGTCTTTGAAAGAGGAGAAGATGTAGATTCTAGAACTAAAACTGTAGAGGAATTTTGGAGAACTGGAGAATTAAATCCAGAGTCAAATGTACAGTTTGGTGAAGGTGGAGCAGGAGCCTTTTCAGATGGAAAACTTACAACTAGAATAAAAGATACAAGATGCGATTATGTTCTTGATGCTCTTGTGAGAAATGGAGCACCAGAGGAAATAATATATAAAGGGAAACCCCATGTAGGAACTGATATATTAAAAAATGTAGTTAAGAATATCAGAGAAGAAATAAAAAGAAATGGTGGAGAAGTTCATTTCAATTCAAGGTTTGAAGGAATAATAAAAAAAGATAACAAATTAAAAGGGATAAAAGTAAATGGAGAAGAAGTACCTTGTGAAGTAGCAATTTTAGCTTTAGGACATAGTTCTAGGGATACATATGAAATGTTATTTAATGAAGGTGTATTTATGAAACAAAAACCCTTTGCTATTGGAGTTAGAATAGAGCATCCACAAGAAATTATAAATTTAAGTCAGTATGGAGAAAAATATGCTAACCATCCAAGATTAAAGGCTGCCGAATACAGATTAGCATATCAAAGTAAAACTTTAGATAGAGCAGTTTATTCATTCTGTATGTGTCCAGGAGGCGTAGTTGTAAATGCTTCTTCGGAGGAAAAAAGATTATGCGTAAATGGAATGAGTTATCATGCTAGAGATAAAGAAAACGCTAACTCTGCTTTAGTTGTAACTGTAGGGCCCAATGATTTTGGAGGAGATCATCCTTTAGAAGGAATGAAGTTCCAAAGACACTATGAAGAACTTGCCTTTAAACTAGGTGGAGGAAATTATAATACTCCAGTTCAATTAGTTGGAGATTTTATGAAGGATAGAGTTACAACTAAGTTAGGAAAGGTTAATCCAAGTGTATTAAGCAATGGATATAGATTTGAAGATTTAAGAAAGTGTTTACCTTCTTATGTAATAGATGGATTAAAAGAGGGAATAACTGATTTTGATAGAAAGATAAAGGGATTTGGACATAGTGATAGTGTATTAACTGGTATAGAAACAAGAACATCAGCTCCAGTTAGAATTGAAAGAAATGAAAAGTTACAAAGTATATCTTTAGAGGGTTTATATCCAGCAGGAGAGGGTGCTGGCTTTGCAGGAGGTATTGTTTCAGCCGCTGTAGATGGGTTAAAAGTAGCTGAAAATATAATGAAAGAATATCGTGTTTAA
- the ptb gene encoding phosphate butyryltransferase: MAKNFNELFSKLRENGMKKVSVAVAQDEPVLEAVREAKELGIAEAVLVGNEEKIKEIAKKIGMNLADFEIINEPNDKKAALLAVELASTGKTDMVMKGLVDTATFLRSVLNKEVGLRTGQLMSHVSVFEIPGMDRLLFLTDAAFNTYPELKDKASMINNSVKVAHACGVQVPKVAVIGAVEVVNPNMPATIDAALLAKMNDRGQIKGCIVDGPFALDNAISEEAAEHKGVKGEVAGKADILLLPNIDVANVMYKTLTYMSECKNGGLLVGTSAPVILTSRADSFETKVKSIAIAAVVAHDLK; encoded by the coding sequence ATGGCTAAAAATTTTAATGAATTGTTTTCAAAACTAAGAGAGAATGGTATGAAGAAAGTTTCTGTTGCAGTTGCTCAAGATGAACCAGTTTTAGAGGCTGTAAGAGAAGCAAAAGAATTAGGAATAGCTGAGGCTGTTTTAGTTGGTAATGAAGAAAAAATAAAAGAAATAGCTAAGAAAATAGGTATGAATTTAGCTGACTTTGAAATTATAAATGAACCTAACGATAAAAAAGCAGCATTATTAGCAGTAGAACTAGCATCAACAGGAAAAACTGATATGGTAATGAAAGGTCTAGTTGATACTGCTACTTTTTTAAGAAGTGTATTAAATAAAGAAGTTGGTTTAAGAACAGGTCAATTAATGTCACATGTATCTGTATTTGAAATACCAGGAATGGATAGATTACTTTTCTTAACAGATGCAGCTTTTAATACTTATCCAGAGTTAAAAGATAAGGCATCAATGATAAATAACTCAGTTAAGGTTGCACATGCTTGTGGAGTTCAAGTTCCTAAGGTAGCTGTTATAGGGGCAGTAGAGGTTGTAAATCCTAATATGCCAGCAACAATAGATGCAGCATTATTAGCTAAGATGAATGATAGAGGACAAATAAAGGGTTGTATAGTTGACGGACCATTTGCCTTAGATAATGCTATATCAGAAGAAGCTGCAGAGCATAAAGGGGTAAAAGGAGAAGTTGCAGGAAAAGCAGATATATTATTATTACCAAATATAGATGTTGCAAATGTAATGTACAAGACTTTAACTTACATGTCAGAGTGTAAGAATGGTGGGTTATTAGTTGGTACATCAGCTCCAGTTATATTAACTTCTAGAGCAGATAGTTTTGAAACAAAAGTTAAATCAATAGCTATAGCAGCAGTAGTTGCTCATGATTTAAAGTAG
- the buk gene encoding butyrate kinase, with the protein MAYKLLIINPGSTSTKIGVYEGEKEILEETLRHSAEEILKYDTIFDQLDFRKEVILKVLKEKGIDINELDAVVGRGGMLKPIEGGTYEVNEAMVEDLKIGVQGPHASNLGGILSNEIAKEIGKRAFIVDPVVVDEMEDVARLSGVPELPRKSKFHALNQKAVAKRYAKEHNTSYEDVNLIVVHMGGGVSVGAHRKGRVIDVNNALDGDGPFSPERAGGVPSGELLEMCFSGKYSKEEVYKKLVGKGGFVAYANTNDARDLIKLSQEGDEKGSLIFNAFIYQIAKEIGSMAVVLDGEVDAIVLTGGIAYSDYVTNAINKKVKWIAPMVVYGGEDELLALAQGAIRVLDGVEEAKIYK; encoded by the coding sequence ATGGCATATAAATTATTAATAATAAATCCAGGGTCTACATCAACTAAAATTGGTGTTTATGAAGGTGAAAAAGAAATCTTAGAAGAAACTTTAAGACATTCAGCAGAAGAAATACTAAAATATGATACAATATTTGATCAACTTGATTTTAGAAAAGAAGTTATTTTAAAGGTATTAAAAGAAAAAGGCATTGACATAAATGAGTTAGATGCTGTTGTTGGAAGAGGTGGAATGCTTAAGCCAATAGAAGGTGGAACTTATGAAGTCAATGAAGCTATGGTTGAGGACTTAAAAATTGGGGTTCAAGGACCACATGCTTCAAATTTAGGTGGAATATTATCTAATGAAATAGCAAAAGAAATTGGTAAGAGAGCATTTATAGTAGATCCAGTTGTTGTTGATGAAATGGAAGATGTAGCAAGATTATCAGGAGTTCCAGAATTACCAAGAAAAAGTAAATTCCATGCATTAAATCAAAAGGCTGTTGCTAAGAGATATGCAAAAGAACATAATACTTCATATGAAGATGTTAATTTAATAGTCGTTCATATGGGGGGCGGAGTTTCAGTAGGAGCACATAGAAAAGGTAGAGTTATAGATGTAAATAATGCATTAGATGGTGATGGACCATTTTCGCCAGAAAGAGCAGGTGGAGTTCCTTCAGGTGAATTATTAGAAATGTGTTTCTCAGGAAAGTATAGCAAAGAAGAAGTTTATAAAAAGTTAGTTGGAAAAGGCGGATTTGTTGCGTATGCTAACACAAATGATGCAAGAGATTTAATAAAGCTATCACAAGAGGGTGATGAAAAAGGCTCATTAATATTTAATGCTTTCATATATCAAATAGCAAAAGAAATAGGATCAATGGCTGTAGTTTTAGATGGAGAAGTTGATGCTATAGTATTAACTGGTGGAATTGCATATAGTGATTATGTAACTAATGCTATAAATAAAAAAGTAAAATGGATTGCACCTATGGTTGTATACGGTGGAGAAGATGAACTTTTAGCTTTAGCACAAGGAGCTATAAGAGTTTTAGATGGAGTTGAAGAAGCAAAGATATACAAATAG
- a CDS encoding ferredoxin hydrogenase: MNKIIINDKTIEFDGDKTILDLARENGFDIPVLCELKNCGNKGQCGVCLVEQEGNDRLLRSCAIKAKDGMVIKTDSEKVLEARKERVAELLDEHEFKCGPCKRRENCEFLKLVIKTKARAHKPFVVADKSEYVDDRSKSIVLDRSKCVKCGRCVAACRTRTATNSIKFHRIDGVRLVGPEELKCFDDTNCLLCGQCIAACPVDALSEKSHIERVQDALNDPEKHVIVAMAPAVRTSMGELFKMGYGQDVTGKLYTALRELGFDKVFDINFGADMTIMEEATELIERIKNNGPFPMLTSCCPSWVREVENYFPELVENLSSAKSPQQIFGAASKTYYPQVADIDPKKVFTVTVMPCTSKKFEADRPEMENEGIRNIDAVITTRELARMIKAAKIDFAKLEDGEVDPAMGEYTGAGVIFGATGGVMEAALRTAKDFMENDNLDNVDYEAVRGLAGIKEAEVEIAGNEYKLAVVSGAANVFELVKSGKINDYHFIEVMACPGGCVNGGGQPHISAEDSDKMDIREVRASVLYNQDKNLEKRKSHQNSALLKMYENYMGKPGHGRAHELLHMKYKK; this comes from the coding sequence ATGAATAAAATAATAATCAATGATAAGACTATCGAATTTGATGGTGATAAGACGATACTTGACTTAGCAAGAGAGAATGGATTTGACATTCCAGTGCTTTGTGAGTTAAAAAATTGCGGAAACAAAGGACAATGTGGAGTTTGTCTTGTTGAGCAAGAAGGAAATGATAGACTATTAAGATCTTGTGCAATAAAAGCTAAAGATGGAATGGTTATTAAAACTGATAGTGAAAAAGTACTAGAAGCTAGAAAAGAAAGAGTTGCAGAACTTTTAGATGAGCATGAGTTCAAATGTGGACCATGTAAAAGAAGAGAGAATTGTGAATTCTTAAAACTTGTAATTAAAACAAAGGCAAGAGCTCACAAACCATTTGTAGTTGCAGATAAATCAGAATATGTAGATGACAGAAGTAAATCAATAGTTTTAGATAGAAGTAAATGTGTTAAATGTGGTAGATGTGTTGCAGCATGTAGAACAAGAACTGCTACTAACTCAATAAAATTCCACAGAATTGATGGAGTAAGATTAGTAGGACCAGAAGAATTAAAATGTTTCGACGATACAAATTGTTTATTATGTGGACAATGTATAGCTGCTTGCCCAGTTGATGCATTATCAGAAAAATCACATATTGAAAGAGTTCAAGACGCATTAAATGATCCAGAAAAGCATGTAATAGTTGCTATGGCACCAGCTGTAAGAACATCAATGGGTGAATTATTCAAGATGGGTTATGGACAAGATGTTACTGGAAAATTATATACTGCTTTAAGAGAATTAGGTTTTGATAAAGTATTTGATATAAACTTCGGTGCTGATATGACAATAATGGAAGAAGCTACTGAGCTTATAGAAAGAATAAAAAATAACGGACCTTTCCCAATGTTAACTTCATGTTGTCCATCATGGGTTAGAGAAGTTGAAAACTACTTCCCAGAATTAGTAGAAAATCTTTCATCAGCTAAATCACCACAACAAATATTTGGTGCAGCATCAAAAACTTATTATCCACAAGTTGCTGATATAGATCCTAAAAAAGTATTTACAGTAACTGTAATGCCTTGTACTTCTAAAAAATTCGAGGCTGATAGACCTGAAATGGAAAACGAAGGAATAAGAAATATAGATGCAGTTATAACAACTAGAGAGTTAGCTAGAATGATAAAAGCTGCTAAAATAGATTTTGCTAAATTAGAAGATGGTGAAGTGGATCCAGCTATGGGTGAGTACACTGGAGCAGGTGTTATATTTGGAGCTACTGGTGGAGTTATGGAAGCTGCTTTAAGAACAGCTAAAGATTTCATGGAAAATGACAACTTAGATAATGTAGATTACGAAGCTGTTAGAGGATTAGCTGGAATAAAAGAAGCTGAAGTAGAAATAGCAGGAAATGAATATAAATTAGCTGTTGTAAGTGGAGCTGCTAATGTATTTGAACTAGTTAAGTCAGGTAAAATAAATGACTACCACTTCATCGAAGTAATGGCATGTCCAGGTGGATGTGTTAATGGTGGAGGACAACCACACATCTCAGCTGAAGATAGTGATAAAATGGATATTAGAGAAGTAAGAGCTTCTGTTCTTTACAATCAAGATAAGAATTTAGAGAAGAGAAAATCACATCAAAACTCAGCTTTATTAAAAATGTATGAAAACTACATGGGTAAACCAGGTCATGGAAGGGCTCATGAGTTATTACACATGAAATATAAAAAATAA